A genomic segment from Actinomadura hallensis encodes:
- a CDS encoding lactate 2-monooxygenase, protein MSSLADFQNSIYLQGLGDVRPPLPTDLTRLEGLAEGSLSVQAFGYVAGSAGTAATARANREAFDRWRIVPRMLRDVSERDMSVEVLGTAMPSPVLLAPIGVQSILHPDGELATARAAAAEGVPMVLSTASSYSIEEVAEANGDGPRWFQLYWPKDQEMAVSFLDRAKAAGYTALVVTLDTFTLAWRPRDLDQAYLPFLRGIGCANYFTDPVFQKAVGGPVTDANRDTALLHWVANFGNPSLTWDDLIFLRDHWDGPIALKGIQHPDDARQAVDAGMDAIVVSNHGGRQVDGAVASLDALTTIVDAVRDQATVLFDSGVRTGADVAKALALGAKAVMVGRPYAYGLALGGQSGVQHVLRCLQAELELTMVLAGITRPDELNLEALVRA, encoded by the coding sequence TTGAGCTCGCTGGCCGACTTCCAGAATTCGATCTACCTGCAGGGCCTCGGCGACGTGCGGCCCCCGCTGCCCACGGATCTGACGAGGCTGGAGGGCCTCGCCGAGGGGTCGCTGTCGGTGCAGGCGTTCGGGTACGTGGCGGGCTCGGCCGGCACCGCCGCGACCGCGCGGGCCAACCGGGAGGCGTTCGACCGGTGGCGGATCGTGCCGAGGATGCTCCGGGACGTCTCCGAGCGGGACATGTCGGTGGAGGTCCTCGGCACCGCGATGCCGTCCCCGGTCCTGCTCGCGCCCATCGGCGTCCAGTCGATCCTGCACCCGGACGGCGAGCTCGCCACCGCGCGGGCGGCCGCGGCCGAGGGCGTGCCGATGGTGCTGAGCACGGCGTCCTCCTACTCCATCGAGGAGGTCGCGGAGGCGAACGGCGATGGGCCCCGCTGGTTCCAGCTGTACTGGCCGAAGGACCAGGAGATGGCCGTCAGCTTCCTCGACCGGGCCAAGGCGGCGGGGTACACGGCCCTCGTCGTCACCCTGGACACGTTCACTCTCGCCTGGCGTCCGCGCGACCTCGACCAGGCGTACCTGCCGTTCCTGCGCGGGATCGGGTGCGCGAACTACTTCACCGACCCGGTCTTCCAGAAGGCGGTCGGCGGGCCCGTCACCGACGCCAACCGCGACACCGCGCTCCTGCACTGGGTCGCGAACTTCGGCAACCCCAGCCTCACCTGGGACGACCTCATCTTCCTGCGGGACCACTGGGACGGCCCCATCGCGCTGAAGGGCATCCAGCACCCCGACGACGCGCGCCAGGCCGTGGACGCCGGGATGGACGCCATCGTCGTGTCCAACCATGGCGGACGCCAGGTGGACGGGGCGGTCGCCTCCCTGGACGCGCTGACCACCATCGTGGACGCCGTCCGCGACCAGGCGACCGTGCTGTTCGACAGCGGTGTCCGCACGGGAGCGGACGTCGCCAAGGCGCTCGCGCTCGGCGCGAAGGCCGTGATGGTCGGACGTCCGTACGCGTATGGGCTGGCCCTGGGCGGTCAGTCGGGCGTCCAGCATGTTCTGCGCTGCCTCCAGGCCGAACTGGAGCTGACCATGGTCCTCGCCGGGATCACCCGTCCGGACGAGCTGAATCTGGAGGCTCTCGTGCGCGCGTGA
- a CDS encoding STM4015 family protein, translated as MSIHAHLHRYGGLRVVRFDDETKADGKFPPPDQAAWYVGTTFNGESFGDTFARFMKAVDTTRVTTLVIGYWGASHDRSCTYPVELLAEAADSFPALRALFLGDIVGEESEISWIEHSDITPLFTAFPGLESLEVRGASELRLEPVRSDRLQTLRFESGGLPAEVVRAVAASDLPNLRYLDMWLGEENYGGNATVADLAPLLSGERLPALRHLGLENSEIQDEIAAAVASAPVVARLKSLSLAMGALTDRGAEALLAGQPLTHLDVLDLRHHFLSDAMMQRVEAALPGVEVDLSDQQEPEDEDWFFIEVSE; from the coding sequence ATGAGCATTCACGCGCATTTGCATCGGTACGGCGGACTGCGGGTGGTCCGGTTCGACGACGAGACCAAGGCGGACGGCAAGTTCCCGCCGCCGGACCAGGCCGCCTGGTACGTCGGCACCACCTTCAACGGCGAGTCCTTCGGGGACACCTTCGCCCGGTTCATGAAGGCGGTCGACACCACGCGGGTCACGACGCTGGTCATCGGCTACTGGGGCGCCTCCCATGACCGGAGCTGCACCTACCCGGTCGAACTGCTGGCCGAGGCCGCGGACTCGTTCCCCGCCCTGAGGGCGCTGTTCCTCGGCGACATCGTCGGCGAGGAGTCGGAGATCTCCTGGATCGAGCACTCCGACATCACGCCCCTGTTCACGGCGTTCCCCGGTCTGGAGAGCCTGGAGGTCCGCGGCGCGAGCGAACTCCGCCTCGAACCGGTCAGGAGCGACCGGCTGCAGACGCTGCGGTTCGAGTCGGGCGGGCTGCCCGCGGAGGTCGTCCGGGCGGTGGCGGCCAGCGACCTGCCGAACCTGCGGTACCTCGACATGTGGCTCGGCGAGGAGAACTACGGCGGGAACGCGACGGTCGCCGATCTCGCCCCGCTGCTGTCCGGCGAGCGGCTGCCCGCGCTGCGCCACCTCGGCCTGGAGAACAGCGAGATCCAGGACGAGATCGCGGCGGCGGTCGCGAGCGCGCCGGTCGTGGCGCGGCTGAAGTCGCTCAGCCTGGCCATGGGCGCCCTCACCGACCGGGGGGCGGAGGCGCTGCTGGCCGGGCAGCCGCTCACCCACCTGGACGTGCTCGACCTGCGCCACCACTTCCTCTCCGACGCGATGATGCAGCGGGTGGAGGCCGCGCTGCCCGGCGTCGAGGTCGATCTGAGCGATCAGCAGGAGCCCGAGGACGAAGACTGGTTCTTCATCGAGGTCTCCGAGTAG
- a CDS encoding alpha-amylase family glycosyl hydrolase: MRWPEHAIWWHVYPLGFTGAVPSGDGEGGGGQGGTSPARLGRLSGWLDHLVGLGCNGLALGPVFASETHGYDTVDHYRVDPRLGDEDDLQRLLAEASQKGVRVLFDGVFNHVGRSFPRFADVAAKGDESPYRKWFHPDLRTFEGHDRLVTLNHAEPEVAAYVTDVMTHWLERGIDGWRLDAAYAVPPEFWRPVIERVRARFPDAWFVGEVIHGDYAEIVQRSGFDSVTQYELWKAIWSSINDRNFYELAHALGRHDEMLETFVPQTFLGNHDVTRIASRLDDRRHLAHALVILLTVGGIPSIYAGDEFAFEGVKEEREGGDDAIRPEFPDRPDATPGYGQAHHRLHQELIGLRRRHSWLVHAQTTVDTLTNTALSYTVGHGTERLAVVLNLDDEPAKVDLPHAGWTCAAGEATFTEAGVTVPPAGWAIAEP; encoded by the coding sequence ATGCGCTGGCCCGAGCACGCCATCTGGTGGCATGTCTATCCCCTCGGCTTCACCGGGGCCGTACCCAGCGGGGACGGTGAGGGCGGGGGCGGCCAGGGCGGGACGTCGCCGGCTCGGCTGGGGCGGCTCAGCGGCTGGCTCGACCACCTTGTCGGGCTCGGCTGCAATGGGCTCGCGCTCGGGCCGGTGTTCGCCTCGGAGACGCATGGCTACGACACCGTTGACCACTACCGGGTCGACCCCAGGCTCGGCGACGAGGACGACCTGCAACGACTCCTTGCCGAGGCGTCGCAGAAGGGCGTCCGTGTCCTGTTCGACGGTGTCTTCAACCATGTCGGGCGAAGCTTCCCCCGGTTCGCGGACGTCGCAGCCAAAGGCGACGAGTCCCCGTACAGAAAGTGGTTCCACCCCGATCTGCGCACGTTCGAGGGACACGACCGCCTCGTCACGCTGAACCACGCCGAACCCGAGGTCGCCGCCTACGTCACCGACGTCATGACCCACTGGCTGGAGCGCGGCATAGACGGCTGGCGACTCGACGCCGCTTACGCCGTCCCGCCGGAGTTCTGGCGGCCGGTCATCGAGCGCGTCCGGGCACGGTTCCCCGATGCCTGGTTCGTGGGCGAGGTCATCCACGGCGACTATGCGGAGATCGTCCAGCGGAGCGGGTTCGACTCGGTCACCCAATACGAGCTCTGGAAGGCCATCTGGAGCTCGATCAACGACCGCAACTTCTACGAGCTGGCTCACGCGCTCGGCCGCCACGACGAGATGCTCGAAACGTTCGTCCCGCAGACATTCCTCGGCAACCACGACGTGACCCGCATAGCCAGCCGCCTGGACGACCGGCGGCATCTGGCCCACGCGCTCGTCATCCTGCTGACCGTCGGCGGCATCCCGTCCATCTACGCGGGGGACGAGTTCGCCTTCGAGGGCGTCAAGGAAGAGCGGGAGGGCGGGGACGACGCCATACGGCCCGAGTTCCCCGATCGCCCCGACGCGACCCCTGGGTACGGGCAGGCCCACCACCGTCTGCACCAAGAGCTGATCGGCCTCAGGCGACGCCACTCCTGGCTGGTCCACGCGCAGACCACGGTGGACACCTTGACCAACACGGCCCTCTCCTACACAGTTGGGCACGGCACTGAACGCCTCGCGGTCGTCCTCAACCTGGACGACGAGCCGGCCAAGGTGGACCTGCCCCACGCCGGCTGGACGTGCGCGGCGGGCGAGGCGACCTTCACGGAAGCGGGCGTCACCGTCCCCCCGGCCGGGTGGGCGATCGCCGAACCGTGA
- a CDS encoding STM4014 family protein, with the protein MGAGPAGTGPGVPRFTVVATPGDRRPVLFAAACRACGLPEPRVVPWTDVLRGARPPLGPGDLVRVDSPGEDAEADALLRGPGDPSRVGGGARWYGTFTAALARIEAAAAAAGARIIGDAGDIAVMFDKRLAHARLRAAGVPVPPALPPVHGYASLRAAMADAGERRVFVKPAHGSSASGVVALQTAPGGRIKAVTSAAMTPEGLRNSLRVRVYETEREVAALVDALAPDGLHVERWLPKAAIGGRTFDLRVVVIGGEPTHAVVRTSRHPMTNLHLGGARGDVGAVRAALGEERWRRAMDVCARAAACFPGSPMVGVDLLVGVGFKRFEVGEVNAFGDLLPGLTGLPGGSAEGVDTYTAQVRAALAQNGAYAP; encoded by the coding sequence ATGGGAGCGGGACCCGCGGGCACGGGGCCGGGGGTGCCGCGCTTCACCGTCGTCGCGACTCCGGGCGACCGGCGGCCGGTCCTTTTCGCCGCGGCGTGCCGCGCGTGCGGGCTTCCCGAGCCGCGGGTCGTCCCCTGGACGGACGTGCTGCGCGGCGCCCGCCCTCCCCTGGGCCCCGGCGACCTGGTGCGCGTCGACTCGCCCGGGGAGGACGCCGAGGCGGACGCGCTGCTGCGCGGCCCCGGCGACCCGAGCCGGGTGGGCGGCGGCGCCCGCTGGTACGGGACGTTCACGGCCGCGCTCGCCCGGATCGAGGCCGCGGCCGCGGCGGCCGGCGCCCGGATCATCGGGGACGCGGGCGACATCGCGGTGATGTTCGACAAGCGCCTGGCGCACGCGCGGCTGCGCGCCGCCGGGGTGCCCGTGCCGCCCGCGCTCCCGCCGGTCCACGGCTACGCCTCGCTGCGGGCGGCGATGGCGGACGCCGGGGAGCGGCGGGTCTTCGTCAAGCCCGCGCACGGCTCGTCCGCATCGGGCGTCGTGGCGCTCCAGACAGCGCCCGGCGGCCGGATCAAGGCCGTCACGTCGGCGGCCATGACCCCGGAAGGGCTGCGCAACTCGCTGCGCGTCCGCGTCTACGAGACCGAGCGGGAGGTCGCCGCCCTCGTCGACGCGCTCGCGCCGGACGGCCTGCACGTCGAGCGGTGGCTGCCCAAGGCCGCGATCGGCGGCCGGACGTTCGACCTGCGCGTCGTCGTGATCGGGGGCGAGCCCACGCACGCGGTCGTCCGGACGAGCCGCCACCCCATGACGAACCTTCATCTGGGCGGTGCCAGAGGGGATGTGGGAGCGGTGCGGGCCGCGCTCGGGGAAGAGCGCTGGCGACGGGCCATGGACGTGTGCGCGCGGGCCGCGGCCTGCTTCCCCGGAAGTCCGATGGTCGGGGTGGACCTGCTCGTCGGCGTGGGCTTCAAGCGGTTCGAGGTCGGTGAGGTCAACGCGTTCGGGGACCTGCTGCCCGGCCTCACCGGCCTGCCGGGCGGCTCCGCCGAGGGCGTCGACACCTACACCGCCCAGGTGAGGGCCGCCCTGGCACAGAACGGTGCGTACGCGCCATGA
- a CDS encoding class I SAM-dependent methyltransferase, with protein sequence MALTPDYDSGPERFRPAGRVTRQYLIGARSLHDHIASKLLDAGVSRVLDIGCGEGALASALPAPPPFRLVGLDASATTPREHPPPCVRGDARRLPFRDGTFGAVVAVNVLHRLDDPGPALREAHRVLAPGGVLLVSAISRADSPELAPAWRPDPTPFDAEDAPGRVCEIFEQVEVERWDAPLITLPDRDAIRDYLVARHMSRVEAAESAEHLRTPLPVTKRGCLILARR encoded by the coding sequence ATGGCCCTAACGCCCGACTACGACTCCGGCCCGGAGCGCTTCAGGCCGGCCGGCAGGGTCACCCGGCAGTACCTGATCGGGGCGCGCAGCCTGCACGACCACATCGCGTCGAAGCTGCTGGACGCCGGAGTCTCCCGCGTGCTGGACATCGGCTGCGGCGAGGGCGCCCTCGCCTCCGCGCTCCCCGCCCCGCCGCCGTTCCGGCTGGTGGGGCTGGACGCGTCCGCGACGACGCCGCGCGAGCACCCGCCGCCGTGCGTGCGGGGCGACGCGCGGCGGCTGCCGTTCCGGGACGGGACGTTCGGCGCCGTCGTCGCCGTGAACGTGCTCCACCGCCTCGACGACCCCGGGCCCGCGCTGCGGGAGGCGCACCGCGTCCTCGCTCCGGGCGGCGTCCTGCTCGTCTCGGCGATCTCGCGGGCCGACAGCCCGGAGCTGGCGCCCGCGTGGCGGCCCGACCCCACGCCGTTCGACGCCGAGGACGCCCCCGGCCGGGTGTGCGAGATCTTCGAGCAGGTGGAGGTGGAGCGCTGGGACGCGCCGCTCATCACGCTGCCGGACCGCGACGCCATCCGCGACTACCTGGTCGCACGCCACATGTCCCGCGTCGAGGCCGCCGAGTCGGCCGAGCATCTGCGCACGCCCCTGCCGGTGACGAAACGCGGCTGCCTGATCCTCGCCCGCCGCTAG
- a CDS encoding ATP-binding cassette domain-containing protein has translation MKAPVIEVRDLDLNEAVRNVSFTVAGGEIYALLGRYGSGKTTLLEILAGLRRPTGGSVRLRGADPYTERDAARPAAVWRDGGLFPGLTVAEIVDAWRRWTLDPLTRDEALRLARLEDLADVPFERLSAGRRRMLDLALALVGRSDVLLLDEPTAGLDGADASEAWSVLRTLAAHGTAVVVATRDPREACLADRVGVLDEGRLVTGRAAARLRAA, from the coding sequence ATGAAGGCACCCGTGATCGAGGTACGCGACCTGGACCTGAACGAGGCCGTCCGGAACGTCTCGTTCACCGTGGCCGGAGGGGAGATCTACGCGCTGCTCGGCCGGTACGGCTCGGGCAAGACGACGCTGCTGGAGATCCTCGCGGGGCTCCGGCGCCCCACCGGCGGGTCGGTCCGGCTCCGCGGCGCCGACCCCTACACCGAGCGGGACGCCGCGCGGCCCGCCGCCGTCTGGCGCGACGGCGGCCTGTTCCCGGGCCTGACCGTCGCCGAGATCGTGGACGCCTGGCGGCGCTGGACCCTCGACCCCCTCACCCGCGACGAGGCCCTGCGCCTCGCCCGCCTCGAGGACCTCGCCGACGTCCCCTTCGAGCGGCTCAGCGCGGGACGGCGCCGCATGCTCGACCTGGCGCTGGCCCTCGTCGGGCGGTCCGACGTGCTCCTCCTCGACGAGCCCACCGCAGGGCTGGACGGGGCCGACGCGAGCGAGGCGTGGTCCGTCCTGCGGACGCTGGCCGCGCACGGGACCGCCGTGGTGGTCGCCACCCGCGACCCGCGGGAGGCGTGCCTCGCCGACCGGGTGGGGGTCCTCGACGAGGGACGCCTGGTCACCGGCCGCGCCGCCGCCCGCCTCCGCGCCGCCTGA
- a CDS encoding STM4013/SEN3800 family hydrolase — translation MNSATNMNPAMDRDMNEIIGSHDVLLVTLDTLRYDVAAELAAAGETPTLAGLLPGGRWERRHTPGSFTYAAHAAMLAGFLPTPASPGPHPRLFAGTFPGSETTAPGTWTFDAADLPSGLAAAGYHTVCVGGVGFFNKLTPLGSALPSLFAESHWEPEFGVTCPESLPNQIDRVAEIMARLPDDRRLFLLLNVASLHQPNWFYLEGATAEDGDTLASHAAALRHVDAHLGRLFALMRRPCFVIVCSDHGTAYGEDGFTGHRIGHEVVWTVPYGEFILP, via the coding sequence ATGAACTCCGCCACGAACATGAACCCCGCCATGGACCGGGACATGAACGAGATCATCGGCAGTCATGACGTGCTGCTGGTGACGCTCGACACGCTCCGCTACGACGTGGCCGCCGAACTGGCCGCGGCGGGCGAGACGCCCACCCTCGCGGGGCTGCTCCCGGGCGGCCGATGGGAACGCCGCCACACGCCCGGGAGCTTCACCTACGCCGCGCACGCCGCGATGCTGGCCGGGTTCCTGCCGACGCCCGCGTCACCCGGGCCGCACCCCAGGCTCTTCGCCGGGACGTTCCCGGGCAGCGAGACGACCGCCCCCGGGACCTGGACGTTCGACGCCGCCGACCTGCCGTCCGGTCTCGCCGCCGCCGGCTACCACACGGTCTGCGTGGGCGGCGTCGGGTTCTTCAACAAGCTGACTCCGCTCGGCTCGGCGCTTCCCTCGCTGTTCGCCGAGAGCCACTGGGAGCCGGAGTTCGGGGTCACCTGCCCCGAGTCGCTGCCCAACCAGATCGACCGCGTGGCCGAGATCATGGCGCGGCTGCCGGACGACCGGCGCCTGTTCCTGCTGCTGAACGTCGCGTCCCTGCACCAGCCCAACTGGTTCTACCTGGAGGGGGCAACGGCCGAGGACGGGGACACGCTCGCCAGCCACGCCGCCGCCCTCCGCCACGTCGATGCGCACCTCGGCCGGTTGTTCGCGCTCATGAGGCGTCCGTGCTTCGTCATCGTCTGCTCCGATCACGGCACGGCCTACGGTGAGGACGGCTTCACCGGGCACCGCATCGGCCACGAGGTCGTCTGGACCGTTCCTTACGGGGAGTTCATTCTGCCGTGA
- a CDS encoding sensor histidine kinase, protein MQPAIPRPTVIAAILVGMTGLTLSGLLLPALWYEVFHRQDAGRLILAFAGVGATLALYCRLLWLNLMRRTAPGHRFGLAALAAICWAMPPLLGTGQGWGNALLVPAGLIAVVLPVREAVAATAAATVLTPVYGAVLGLPALTLLYEVTGIPLAAFSGYVTVWLFHVVQELREARAELARSAVGEERLRFARDLHDVLGHSLQAVALRAEVAERFLERDDGRVRKELTEIQTMARDAVRDVREVVRGYRATSLRTELDGMSAVLRAAGIRCERPEMPQSLPAHVHEPLGRVAREAATNVLRHSSATWCEITVRADGGRVHVEIVNDGAGRRVPGDAGSGLAGLAERIGAAGGEFSAGPAGDGTFRVAASVPAEPAAAEPVTAEPVTAEGVTGPAEGAS, encoded by the coding sequence GTGCAGCCCGCCATCCCGCGCCCGACCGTCATCGCCGCGATCCTCGTGGGGATGACGGGGCTGACGCTGTCCGGCCTCCTGCTGCCCGCCCTCTGGTACGAGGTGTTCCACAGGCAGGACGCCGGACGCCTGATCCTGGCGTTCGCCGGGGTCGGCGCCACGCTGGCGCTGTACTGCCGGCTCCTGTGGCTGAACCTGATGCGCCGCACCGCGCCGGGGCACCGGTTCGGCCTCGCCGCGCTCGCGGCGATCTGCTGGGCGATGCCGCCGCTGCTCGGCACCGGCCAGGGCTGGGGCAACGCGCTCCTCGTCCCGGCCGGGCTGATCGCCGTGGTGCTGCCGGTGCGGGAGGCGGTCGCGGCGACGGCGGCGGCGACGGTCCTGACCCCCGTCTACGGCGCGGTCCTCGGGCTGCCCGCGCTGACCCTCCTGTACGAGGTGACGGGCATCCCGCTGGCCGCCTTCTCCGGATACGTCACCGTGTGGCTGTTCCACGTCGTCCAGGAGCTCCGGGAGGCCCGCGCCGAGCTGGCGCGGTCCGCGGTGGGGGAGGAGCGGCTCCGCTTCGCCCGCGACCTGCACGACGTCCTCGGCCACAGCCTCCAGGCGGTCGCGTTGCGCGCCGAGGTCGCCGAGCGGTTCCTGGAGCGCGACGACGGGCGGGTCCGCAAGGAGCTGACCGAGATCCAGACCATGGCGCGGGACGCCGTGCGCGACGTGCGGGAGGTCGTCCGCGGCTACCGGGCCACGTCCCTGCGCACCGAGCTGGACGGCATGTCGGCGGTGCTGCGCGCCGCCGGGATCCGCTGCGAGCGGCCGGAGATGCCGCAGTCGCTGCCCGCCCACGTCCACGAGCCGCTCGGCCGGGTCGCCCGGGAGGCCGCCACCAACGTGCTGCGCCACTCCAGCGCCACGTGGTGCGAGATCACCGTCCGGGCGGACGGGGGCCGCGTCCACGTCGAGATCGTCAACGACGGCGCCGGACGCCGCGTCCCGGGGGACGCCGGCAGCGGGCTCGCCGGCCTCGCCGAGCGGATCGGCGCGGCGGGCGGCGAGTTCAGCGCCGGGCCGGCCGGCGACGGGACGTTCCGGGTGGCGGCCTCCGTCCCCGCGGAGCCCGCCGCGGCGGAACCGGTCACCGCGGAACCGGTCACGGCGGAGGGCGTCACGGGACCGGCGGAGGGAGCGTCGTGA
- a CDS encoding STM4012 family radical SAM protein — translation MTPYQSYVYAYPHKTAYRPLRPEPLLRDVWAGEDLDTLFLYLHVPFCEMRCGFCNLFTRTGATEDLTGAYLDALDRQATAVLDALGDGASFATSAFGGGTPTYLTASELERLCDIAGRFPGFGAVPLGVETSPATATTDRLTVLAERGTTRISIGVQSFLDEEARAAVRPQKRAEVEAALDRIRAVGFPSLNIDLIYGIDGQTPATWMHSLNAALAWRPEEIYLYPLYVRPLTGLARREHDWDDQRLTLYRIGRDHLLSEGYEQVSMRMFRLPGVTANGTEYCCQTDGMVGLGCGARSYTSHLHYSFEYAVGASPVRAIIDAYVRENDFTTARVGFRIDDEERRRRHLLQSLLQASGVERGAYRARFGTDPFDDFRADLTAFADRGWLETTDDALRLTPEGLAYSDAIGPALFSSRVRDLMAAYEAR, via the coding sequence GTGACGCCCTACCAGTCCTACGTGTACGCCTACCCGCACAAGACCGCCTATCGGCCGCTGCGCCCGGAGCCCCTGCTGCGGGACGTGTGGGCGGGGGAGGATCTCGACACGCTCTTCCTCTACCTCCACGTGCCGTTCTGCGAGATGCGGTGCGGGTTCTGCAACCTGTTCACCCGGACCGGCGCGACCGAAGACCTGACCGGCGCCTACCTCGACGCACTCGACCGGCAGGCCACGGCCGTCCTGGACGCGCTGGGCGACGGCGCCTCGTTCGCCACGTCGGCGTTCGGCGGCGGCACACCGACCTATCTCACCGCCTCCGAACTGGAACGGCTCTGCGACATCGCGGGACGGTTCCCGGGGTTCGGCGCGGTCCCGCTGGGCGTGGAGACCTCGCCGGCCACCGCCACCACCGACCGCCTCACCGTCCTGGCCGAGCGCGGGACGACGCGGATCTCCATCGGGGTGCAGAGCTTCCTTGACGAGGAGGCCCGCGCCGCCGTCCGCCCCCAGAAGCGCGCCGAAGTGGAGGCGGCCCTGGACCGTATCCGGGCGGTGGGCTTCCCGAGCCTCAACATCGACCTCATCTACGGCATCGACGGCCAGACGCCGGCGACGTGGATGCATTCGCTGAACGCCGCTCTTGCATGGCGTCCAGAGGAGATCTACCTCTACCCCCTCTACGTCCGGCCGCTCACCGGGTTGGCGCGCAGAGAGCACGACTGGGACGACCAGCGCCTCACCCTCTACAGGATTGGTCGCGACCATCTCCTGTCCGAGGGCTACGAGCAGGTGTCGATGCGCATGTTCCGCCTGCCCGGCGTCACGGCCAACGGCACGGAGTACTGCTGCCAGACCGACGGCATGGTCGGCCTGGGCTGCGGGGCCCGCTCCTACACGTCGCACCTGCACTACTCGTTCGAGTACGCGGTCGGCGCCAGTCCGGTCCGCGCCATCATCGACGCGTACGTGCGCGAGAACGACTTCACGACCGCACGCGTGGGGTTCCGCATCGACGACGAGGAACGCCGCCGTCGGCATCTCCTCCAATCGCTCCTGCAGGCGTCCGGTGTCGAACGCGGCGCCTATCGCGCGCGCTTCGGCACGGACCCGTTCGACGACTTCCGGGCCGACCTCACGGCCTTCGCGGACCGCGGATGGCTGGAAACCACCGATGACGCTCTGCGGCTCACGCCGGAAGGGCTCGCCTACTCCGACGCCATCGGTCCGGCCTTGTTCTCGTCCCGCGTCCGGGACCTGATGGCCGCCTATGAGGCCCGCTGA
- a CDS encoding response regulator transcription factor, producing MIRVLLADDHLLIREALVLLLETEDGIEVVADVGRGDEAVERALALKPDVAVLDIDMPGLDGLAAAERLSRDLPGCRLVIVTAHGRPGNLRRAMAAGVRGFLGKDAPGARLAEVVRQVAAGARYIDPQLAADALAAEECPLTPRELDTLRAAADGAPVSRIARGLGLSEGTVRNYLSAAVTKLGADNRHAAARIARDRGWL from the coding sequence GTGATCCGGGTGCTGCTGGCCGACGACCACCTGCTGATCAGGGAGGCGCTGGTCCTGCTGCTGGAGACCGAGGACGGCATCGAGGTCGTCGCCGACGTCGGCCGCGGCGACGAGGCCGTGGAGCGGGCCCTGGCGCTCAAGCCGGACGTGGCCGTCCTCGACATCGACATGCCGGGGCTGGACGGCCTGGCCGCCGCCGAGCGCCTCTCCCGCGACCTGCCCGGCTGCCGGCTGGTGATCGTCACCGCGCACGGCCGCCCCGGCAACCTGCGCCGCGCGATGGCCGCCGGGGTGCGCGGCTTCCTCGGCAAGGACGCGCCCGGCGCGCGGCTCGCCGAGGTCGTCCGGCAGGTCGCCGCGGGCGCCCGGTACATCGACCCGCAGCTCGCGGCCGACGCCCTCGCAGCCGAGGAGTGCCCGCTCACGCCCCGCGAGCTCGACACCCTGCGCGCCGCCGCGGACGGCGCCCCGGTCTCCCGCATCGCCCGCGGGCTCGGCCTGTCGGAGGGGACGGTCCGCAACTACCTGTCCGCGGCCGTCACCAAGCTGGGCGCCGACAACCGCCACGCCGCCGCCCGGATCGCCCGCGACCGCGGCTGGCTGTAG
- a CDS encoding STM4011 family radical SAM protein — MEHLTILYRGPLSSCDYDCPYCPFAKRRDTPEQLRADRAALERFTDWVSRQDHRVSVLFTPWGEGLVRSWYRRALTDLSHMPHVERVAIQTNLSHRVAWTSGADLARLALWATYHPGQVPYDRFLGRCLELAERGVRFSVGIVGLPEHLDAARRLRADLPAGTYLWVNAAEGHVYDDAEADLWTGIDPLFPVSRHPHRSRGLACRTGETVVSVDGDGTVRRCHFVPAVLGNLYDGSFRDALKPRPCPNDTCDCHIGYVHLVPLGLYDTFAGGVLERIPALFGSAVPEGRR, encoded by the coding sequence ATGGAGCACCTGACGATCCTCTACCGGGGGCCGCTCTCCAGTTGCGACTACGACTGCCCGTACTGCCCCTTCGCCAAGCGGCGCGACACACCGGAGCAGTTGCGCGCCGACCGCGCCGCCTTGGAGCGCTTCACCGACTGGGTCTCCCGCCAGGACCATCGCGTCTCCGTCCTCTTCACACCGTGGGGGGAAGGGCTCGTCCGCTCCTGGTACAGGCGCGCCCTCACCGACCTCAGCCACATGCCCCACGTCGAACGCGTCGCGATCCAGACCAACCTGAGCCACCGCGTCGCGTGGACGTCCGGCGCCGACCTCGCCCGACTGGCCCTGTGGGCGACCTACCACCCCGGTCAGGTGCCCTACGACAGGTTCCTCGGCAGGTGCCTCGAACTGGCGGAGCGCGGCGTCCGGTTCAGCGTCGGGATCGTGGGGCTGCCCGAGCACCTCGACGCCGCGCGGCGCCTTCGCGCCGACCTCCCCGCAGGGACGTACCTCTGGGTCAACGCCGCCGAGGGGCACGTCTACGACGACGCCGAGGCCGACCTGTGGACCGGCATCGACCCCCTGTTCCCGGTGAGCCGGCACCCGCACCGCAGCCGCGGCCTCGCCTGCCGCACCGGCGAGACCGTCGTCTCCGTGGACGGAGACGGCACGGTCCGCCGCTGCCACTTCGTCCCGGCCGTCCTGGGCAACCTCTACGACGGGTCGTTCAGGGACGCGCTCAAGCCGCGCCCCTGCCCCAACGACACGTGCGACTGCCACATCGGCTATGTCCACCTTGTGCCACTCGGCCTCTACGACACGTTCGCGGGGGGCGTCCTCGAACGCATCCCCGCCCTGTTCGGCAGCGCGGTTCCGGAGGGCCGCCGGTGA